One region of Pseudoalteromonas sp. R3 genomic DNA includes:
- a CDS encoding class I SAM-dependent methyltransferase, whose protein sequence is MLIDANWRVLTVGDGDLSFSLSLSKQLKPGHLCASIYDDEATLRAKYQHHALDALRQDHVPVMTGFDVTTPDSWQRLDGALFDAVIFQFPLIPAFTSKQAFDDQKLSTNTLNRRLLRHFVDFSHRYALDPAGPMLALITSKDVKPYCEWNLEGSLCSGTDYQYLGQSDFNIHAFPGYRIRNVDRDKHVKDTSGITYYWSAKPHPDLSASLYQPAYLNQDHCGMCRAGPFVSEHDKLAHLGSKKHAMMLRHEQDWLTYLNNGSTN, encoded by the coding sequence ATGTTGATAGATGCGAATTGGCGCGTTCTAACCGTTGGCGATGGCGATCTGAGCTTTTCCTTATCCCTTAGCAAACAATTAAAACCCGGCCACCTTTGCGCCAGCATCTACGACGATGAAGCCACCCTGAGAGCAAAATACCAACATCATGCATTAGACGCCCTACGTCAGGACCACGTACCAGTAATGACAGGGTTTGACGTGACCACCCCTGATAGCTGGCAACGCCTGGATGGGGCCCTGTTCGATGCAGTGATCTTTCAGTTTCCACTGATCCCAGCCTTTACCAGTAAACAGGCGTTTGATGACCAGAAGTTGTCGACAAACACGCTCAATCGCCGTTTATTGCGTCATTTTGTTGATTTCAGCCATCGTTATGCGCTTGACCCTGCTGGTCCTATGCTGGCTCTGATCACTTCAAAAGACGTGAAGCCTTATTGTGAGTGGAACTTGGAAGGCTCTTTATGCAGTGGTACAGATTACCAGTATCTCGGCCAATCTGACTTCAACATTCATGCTTTTCCGGGTTATCGCATACGTAATGTGGACAGAGACAAGCATGTTAAAGATACCAGCGGTATCACCTACTACTGGTCAGCAAAGCCTCACCCGGACCTGAGCGCGTCACTCTACCAACCGGCTTATCTAAACCAGGATCACTGTGGAATGTGCCGCGCCGGACCATTTGTCAGCGAGCACGACAAGCTTGCCCATTTAGGGTCGAAGAAACATGCAATGATGCTCAGACATGAGCAGGACTGGCTCACTTACCTTAACAATGGTAGCACCAACTAG